The Pseudomonas asiatica genome has a segment encoding these proteins:
- a CDS encoding LysR family transcriptional regulator, giving the protein MSTLDALPDPKLLQLFDVLYHCRSVTRSAEQLGQSQPTVSIWLGRLREELNDPLFVRTPGGMAPTPRADQLIGPCREVLESLRRLTTWEPQFVPATAQRRFRLCVSDASHITLLPSILNHLRTHAPGIRLEAARIDGNTESALESGEADLAIGFVPWLGAGMYQQVLFEQDWVCLSNPQHPRLGQGMSVARYQGEGHVQISAGTGQKLLEAGLARAGIERRIMLELPAFLGLGMIVGSTDLVATLPRHIGQTLADMHGLQVHDCPFAVEGFTVKQHWHARYQQDSGNRWMREVVRGLFQAGAS; this is encoded by the coding sequence ATGAGCACGCTCGATGCCTTGCCTGATCCCAAGCTGCTGCAGCTGTTCGATGTGCTTTACCACTGCCGTAGCGTGACCCGTAGCGCTGAACAGCTCGGCCAGAGTCAACCTACCGTGAGTATCTGGTTGGGGCGCTTGCGTGAAGAACTGAACGACCCGCTGTTCGTGCGCACCCCCGGGGGCATGGCCCCTACCCCGCGGGCAGACCAGTTGATCGGGCCATGCCGCGAGGTGCTGGAATCGCTGCGGCGCCTGACTACCTGGGAGCCGCAGTTCGTTCCGGCCACGGCCCAGCGTCGCTTTCGCCTGTGCGTCAGTGATGCCAGCCATATCACCCTGCTGCCCAGCATCCTCAACCACCTGCGTACCCATGCGCCGGGTATTCGCCTGGAGGCGGCGCGCATAGATGGCAATACCGAAAGCGCGCTGGAGTCCGGCGAGGCGGACCTGGCCATCGGCTTTGTGCCTTGGCTGGGTGCGGGGATGTATCAGCAAGTGTTGTTCGAACAGGACTGGGTCTGCCTGAGCAACCCACAACACCCTCGTTTGGGCCAAGGCATGAGCGTGGCGCGCTACCAGGGCGAGGGGCATGTACAGATCAGTGCCGGGACCGGGCAAAAGTTACTGGAGGCTGGTTTAGCGCGGGCCGGCATCGAACGCAGGATCATGCTGGAGCTGCCGGCATTTCTAGGGTTGGGGATGATCGTCGGGTCGACCGACCTGGTGGCAACGCTGCCACGGCACATCGGGCAGACACTTGCCGACATGCATGGTCTGCAGGTGCACGATTGCCCGTTTGCAGTGGAGGGCTTCACGGTCAAGCAGCATTGGCACGCGCGCTACCAGCAAGACAGCGGGAATCGCTGGATGAGGGAGGTGGTTCGGGGCTTGTTTCAAGCAGGTGCCAGTTAG
- the aroE gene encoding shikimate dehydrogenase, with product MSDRYAVIGRPINHTKSPLIHGLFAQASGQCLEYGAIEGELEGFEAQVLNFRNDGGLGMNITAPFKLRAFELADQRSERAQLARAANALKFENGRIFAENFDGIGLLRDIEENLGEPLANRRVLLLGAGGAVRGALLPFLKAGPSELVLANRDMAKALTLRNELDHPRLRISRYEELEGQSFDIVVNATSASLTGEQPPLPEGVLGETRLAYELAYGKGLTPFLRMAQAQGVGRLADGVGMLVEQAAEAFAWWRGVRPETRAVIDRLTIPLE from the coding sequence ATGAGCGACCGCTATGCAGTGATCGGCCGACCGATCAACCACACCAAGTCCCCGTTGATTCATGGCCTGTTCGCCCAGGCCAGTGGCCAGTGCCTGGAGTACGGCGCCATCGAGGGCGAGCTAGAGGGCTTCGAGGCCCAGGTGCTGAACTTTCGCAACGATGGCGGGTTGGGCATGAACATCACCGCACCGTTCAAGCTGCGCGCCTTCGAGCTGGCTGACCAGCGCAGCGAGCGCGCACAGCTGGCGCGGGCGGCCAATGCATTGAAGTTCGAGAATGGCCGTATCTTTGCCGAGAACTTCGACGGCATCGGCTTGCTGCGGGATATCGAGGAAAACCTCGGTGAACCACTGGCCAATCGGCGGGTACTGTTGCTCGGCGCCGGTGGCGCGGTGCGCGGCGCGCTGCTGCCATTCCTGAAGGCAGGGCCGAGCGAGCTGGTGCTTGCCAACCGTGACATGGCCAAGGCGCTCACCTTGCGCAACGAACTGGATCACCCAAGGCTGCGCATCAGCCGCTATGAGGAACTGGAGGGGCAGTCCTTCGACATCGTGGTCAATGCCACCTCCGCGAGCCTCACCGGAGAGCAGCCGCCGCTACCTGAAGGTGTGCTGGGCGAGACGCGGCTGGCTTACGAGCTGGCGTATGGCAAAGGCCTGACGCCGTTCCTGCGCATGGCCCAGGCGCAGGGTGTGGGTCGCCTGGCCGACGGTGTCGGCATGCTGGTCGAGCAGGCGGCGGAGGCGTTCGCCTGGTGGCGCGGGGTGAGGCCAGAAACCCGTGCCGTGATCGATCGCCTGACCATTCCACTGGAGTAG
- a CDS encoding chromate resistance protein ChrB domain-containing protein, with protein MLHWSLLILGLPTANATERMRAWRSLKASGAAVLRDGVYLLPEQCAGREVFEAVERDVLAINGTAFLLSLPEREERFSRLFDRSDEYASLMEEIAGCRAELAPENALQTARQVRKLRKAFSQLAATDFFPGVPKAQADAALQELEAAIGRALSSDEPSAHDEAITRLERNDYQGRLWATRKRPWVDRLACAWLIRRFIDADARFIWLDRPEDCPGDALGFDFDGARFSHVGQRVSFETLIESFALQQPGLARLAAVIHYLDVGGNQPSEAPGIERVLAGLRQSIGDDDQLTTVAGGIFDGLLTAFASEEAQNG; from the coding sequence ATGCTCCACTGGTCGCTACTGATCCTCGGATTGCCGACGGCCAATGCCACCGAGCGCATGCGTGCCTGGAGAAGCCTGAAGGCCTCCGGAGCCGCAGTGCTGAGGGATGGTGTTTACCTGCTGCCCGAACAATGTGCGGGTCGGGAAGTTTTCGAGGCAGTCGAGCGTGACGTGCTGGCTATCAACGGCACCGCATTTCTCCTGTCGCTTCCTGAGCGTGAAGAGCGCTTCAGCAGGCTGTTCGACAGGAGCGACGAGTACGCCAGCCTGATGGAAGAAATTGCAGGCTGCAGGGCCGAGCTGGCGCCAGAGAATGCGCTGCAGACCGCACGGCAGGTGCGCAAGCTCAGAAAGGCCTTCAGCCAGCTGGCGGCGACCGATTTTTTCCCGGGCGTGCCCAAGGCACAAGCCGATGCGGCGCTGCAAGAGCTCGAAGCCGCGATTGGCCGCGCACTGTCTTCCGATGAGCCGAGTGCCCACGACGAGGCGATCACCCGACTGGAACGCAACGACTACCAGGGGCGCCTTTGGGCCACCCGCAAGCGCCCATGGGTGGATCGGCTGGCATGTGCCTGGTTGATTCGTCGCTTCATCGATGCCGACGCTCGATTCATCTGGCTGGACAGGCCTGAAGACTGCCCGGGCGATGCGCTGGGCTTCGATTTTGATGGGGCCAGGTTCAGCCATGTCGGCCAGCGAGTGTCCTTTGAAACCCTCATCGAGAGCTTTGCCCTACAGCAGCCGGGCCTGGCACGCTTGGCCGCGGTCATTCACTACCTGGATGTGGGAGGCAACCAGCCCTCGGAAGCACCAGGTATCGAACGTGTCCTCGCGGGCTTGAGACAGAGCATTGGCGATGACGATCAACTGACAACGGTCGCCGGGGGCATCTTCGATGGCCTTCTGACGGCTTTCGCGAGTGAGGAAGCGCAAAATGGTTGA
- a CDS encoding VOC family protein, with the protein MSQPKAYLEHVAFWVRDIQWHIRFFSEVCGMTMREMQGDAEQPAQYWTLGGLQFIHQPDFAGPEGRMAHLGIMCEDLEAALAAAQRFGVSEMPQGRNWLRLPDGLAVEFIQALPAKCVAQALAIDPRAEVVA; encoded by the coding sequence ATGAGCCAGCCGAAAGCCTACCTTGAACACGTTGCGTTCTGGGTGCGGGACATCCAGTGGCACATCCGCTTTTTCAGCGAGGTGTGCGGCATGACCATGCGCGAGATGCAGGGTGACGCCGAGCAGCCTGCGCAGTACTGGACACTTGGTGGCCTGCAGTTCATCCACCAGCCGGACTTTGCCGGCCCGGAAGGGCGCATGGCACACCTGGGCATCATGTGCGAGGACCTCGAAGCCGCGTTGGCCGCCGCACAGCGTTTCGGCGTCAGCGAAATGCCTCAGGGCCGCAACTGGCTGCGCCTGCCTGACGGCCTGGCGGTCGAGTTCATTCAGGCATTGCCGGCGAAATGCGTCGCCCAGGCTCTGGCCATCGACCCACGTGCAGAGGTGGTGGCATGA
- a CDS encoding DUF5329 domain-containing protein, with protein MQMLMRDPGRLVSQSMMAVGIGFIAIIVGREVSATPQTTQEIRGLLDFVEHSECRFVRNGTEYSGPRARAHLMQKLDYLEGRKMVKSAEDFIDLAATKSSMSGRIYEVRCPEGAEPASIWLKRELQRQRQ; from the coding sequence ATGCAGATGTTGATGAGGGACCCCGGGCGGCTTGTCAGCCAATCGATGATGGCGGTAGGGATTGGCTTCATCGCGATCATCGTGGGTAGGGAAGTATCTGCTACACCTCAAACCACTCAAGAGATAAGAGGCTTGCTGGACTTTGTCGAGCACAGTGAGTGCAGGTTCGTGCGCAATGGTACCGAATACTCTGGTCCCCGGGCTCGGGCGCATTTGATGCAGAAGCTGGATTATCTCGAAGGTAGGAAAATGGTGAAAAGCGCGGAAGACTTCATTGATCTTGCTGCCACCAAAAGCAGTATGAGTGGCCGCATCTATGAGGTGCGATGTCCAGAAGGCGCGGAGCCGGCGAGCATATGGTTGAAACGAGAGCTACAAAGGCAACGGCAATAG
- a CDS encoding phospholipase D family protein, with protein sequence MRIKQPLPALLLLTLLFVGCTTPTVSHEPSQALPANDSAFGRSIQAQAAPHRGQSGFRLYSDSAEAFAARAELIRNAQSSIDLQYYIVHDGISTRILVRELLIAADRGVRVRILLDDTTSDDLERIIATLAAHPHIQIRVFNPLHLGRSTVVTRTMGRLFNLARQHRRMHNKLWVVDNSAAIVGGRNLGDEYFDAEPNRNFTDIDMLGVGPVAEQLGHSFDQYWNSALSKPIEQFISTRPTTGDLKNLRTRLDESLEKVRQQNHALYQQLMSYTTRPRLNDWRRELIWAWNKAMWDAPSKVLSSGEPAPYLLLATQLAPELKGVSKELILVSAYMVPGQPGVVYLTRRADAGVSISLLTNSLEATDVPAAHGAYAPYRKTLLEHGVQLFELRSQSGDNGDSDSGLGLFHGGSSNSSESSLHSKAMIFDQQKAFIGSFNFDSRSLLWNTEVGVLVDDPELAGRVRELALEGMAPALSYHTRLEKNQLVWVTEDDGKQHTLTKEPGSWWRHFNSWLSSAIGLEKML encoded by the coding sequence GTGAGAATCAAACAGCCCCTTCCTGCTCTGCTGTTACTTACCCTGCTGTTTGTTGGTTGTACCACACCCACGGTCTCTCACGAACCCAGTCAGGCCTTGCCTGCGAACGATTCGGCGTTCGGTCGTTCTATCCAGGCCCAGGCAGCCCCCCATCGGGGCCAGTCGGGCTTTCGCTTGTATTCCGATAGTGCCGAGGCTTTCGCCGCACGCGCCGAGCTGATTCGCAATGCTCAAAGCAGCATCGACTTGCAGTACTACATCGTTCACGACGGCATCAGTACTCGGATACTGGTGCGCGAGCTGCTCATCGCCGCCGACCGTGGCGTCCGCGTCAGGATCTTGCTCGATGACACCACCAGCGATGACCTGGAGCGAATTATCGCGACACTGGCGGCGCATCCGCATATACAGATCCGCGTGTTCAATCCACTGCACCTGGGCCGCAGTACCGTCGTGACGCGTACCATGGGCCGGCTGTTCAACCTGGCCCGGCAACACCGGCGCATGCACAACAAATTGTGGGTGGTGGACAACAGTGCGGCCATCGTCGGCGGGCGCAATCTGGGGGACGAGTATTTCGATGCCGAGCCCAACAGGAATTTCACCGACATCGACATGCTCGGTGTCGGGCCGGTTGCAGAACAATTGGGACATAGTTTCGACCAGTACTGGAACAGTGCCCTGAGCAAGCCCATCGAGCAGTTCATCTCGACCAGGCCGACGACCGGGGACCTTAAAAACCTCCGGACTCGGCTGGACGAGTCCCTGGAGAAAGTACGCCAACAGAATCATGCGCTCTATCAACAACTGATGAGCTATACCACCCGGCCACGCCTGAATGACTGGCGCAGGGAGTTGATCTGGGCCTGGAACAAAGCGATGTGGGATGCACCGAGCAAGGTCTTGTCGAGTGGCGAGCCAGCCCCGTACTTGTTGTTGGCCACCCAATTGGCACCCGAGCTCAAGGGGGTATCCAAGGAGCTGATCCTTGTCTCGGCGTACATGGTGCCCGGCCAACCAGGGGTGGTGTACCTGACCCGTCGTGCCGACGCTGGCGTGTCGATCAGCTTGCTGACCAACTCACTGGAAGCCACCGATGTACCCGCCGCGCACGGCGCTTACGCGCCTTATCGCAAAACCTTGCTGGAGCATGGTGTGCAGTTGTTCGAATTACGCAGCCAATCCGGTGACAATGGCGACAGCGACAGTGGGCTGGGCCTGTTTCATGGTGGATCCTCCAATAGCTCCGAGTCCAGCCTGCATAGCAAGGCGATGATATTCGACCAGCAGAAAGCGTTTATCGGCTCGTTCAATTTCGACTCGCGCTCCTTGTTGTGGAATACCGAAGTCGGCGTGTTGGTCGATGATCCTGAGCTTGCTGGACGGGTGCGCGAACTGGCTCTGGAGGGGATGGCGCCAGCTCTGAGTTATCACACCCGGCTGGAAAAGAATCAGCTGGTATGGGTCACCGAAGACGATGGCAAGCAACATACATTGACCAAGGAACCGGGGAGTTGGTGGCGACACTTCAATTCCTGGCTCAGCAGCGCGATCGGGCTGGAGAAAATGTTATAG
- a CDS encoding CaiB/BaiF CoA transferase family protein produces MSQALPLAGIRVIDYSHFLAGPYVGRCLAALGAEVIKVERPGSGDAGRQHAFTLDEQQSGYFLQLNMGKQGVSVNMKDPRGKAFMQRLTDSADVFIENYRPGALDKLGLGYAELSARNPRLVYCSISAYGHTGPDAHRAGFGLIAEAKSGIMQMVGVPGEAPPLLRISLGDMYTGIHAVAAINAALLGRVSSGRGQHIDMALYDTLVSMHEYAVQCYTLSDGTVLPEQTGHDMPTSTLYGVFRAADGDLVIAAQVDDAWKRFAAMLEANGCPPGFGSDSRYHCLNGRNAHRQAILAVVRDWVGARRVADILQLLDDIDIPSAKVQRIDEVVADPQIQARNMVIEQQHPRYGTLRLPNLPFRFSECDTTIHQVAPDLGQHNAEVAAGLGFSPEEITAMQADGVLFTHGDAR; encoded by the coding sequence ATGAGCCAGGCATTGCCATTGGCGGGTATTCGCGTCATCGACTACAGCCACTTCCTGGCCGGGCCCTATGTGGGCCGTTGCCTGGCAGCACTGGGCGCCGAGGTGATCAAGGTCGAACGGCCGGGCAGCGGCGATGCCGGCCGCCAGCACGCGTTTACCCTTGATGAACAGCAGAGCGGTTACTTCCTGCAGCTGAACATGGGCAAGCAGGGCGTCAGCGTGAACATGAAGGACCCGCGTGGCAAAGCATTCATGCAGCGCCTTACCGACTCGGCCGATGTGTTCATCGAAAACTATCGCCCCGGCGCCCTGGACAAACTGGGCCTGGGCTATGCCGAGCTGTCAGCGCGCAACCCGCGTCTGGTGTACTGCTCCATCTCCGCCTACGGCCATACCGGCCCGGATGCCCACCGCGCCGGCTTCGGGCTGATCGCCGAGGCCAAGAGCGGGATCATGCAGATGGTCGGCGTGCCGGGCGAAGCGCCGCCGTTGCTGCGCATTTCCCTGGGTGACATGTACACCGGTATCCATGCCGTGGCGGCGATCAATGCGGCGCTGTTGGGCCGGGTGAGCAGTGGTCGTGGCCAGCACATCGACATGGCCCTGTACGACACGCTGGTGTCGATGCATGAATACGCGGTGCAGTGCTACACCTTGTCCGACGGCACCGTCCTGCCCGAGCAGACCGGCCATGACATGCCCACCTCCACCCTGTACGGCGTGTTTCGTGCGGCTGATGGCGACCTGGTAATCGCCGCCCAGGTCGACGACGCCTGGAAGCGCTTTGCCGCGATGCTCGAGGCCAACGGTTGCCCGCCCGGGTTCGGCAGCGACAGCCGCTACCACTGCCTCAATGGCCGCAACGCCCACCGCCAGGCGATCCTGGCCGTGGTGCGTGACTGGGTCGGTGCGCGCCGGGTAGCCGATATCCTGCAATTGCTCGATGACATCGACATCCCCAGCGCCAAGGTGCAGCGCATCGACGAGGTCGTGGCTGACCCGCAGATCCAGGCGCGCAACATGGTCATCGAGCAGCAGCACCCGCGCTACGGTACCTTGCGCCTGCCCAACCTGCCGTTCCGCTTTTCCGAGTGCGACACCACGATCCACCAAGTGGCCCCGGACCTCGGTCAGCACAATGCCGAAGTGGCCGCCGGCCTAGGTTTCAGCCCTGAAGAAATCACCGCCATGCAGGCAGACGGTGTGCTGTTCACCCATGGAGATGCACGATGA
- the chrA gene encoding chromate efflux transporter, which yields MVDSTSAVGEQPPSQAVQRPIGLFEAFLFWLKLGFISFGGPAGQISIMHQELVERRRWISEKRFLHALNYCMLLPGPEAQQLATYIGWLMHRSWGGVIAGVLFVLPSLFILIGLSWVYIAFGEVPVVAGVFYGIKPAVTAIVVHAAHRIGSRALKNGWLWAMAAASFVAIFALNVPFPLIVLVAGIAGYVGGRFAPGKFVIGGGHGAARNSYGPALIDDDTPTPEHARFRVGHLLRLVLIGAVLWTLPMGLLTLTFGWAGTLTQMGWFFTKAALLTFGGAYAVLPYVYQGAVGHYGWLSPTQMIDGLALGETTPGPLIMVVAFVGFVGGYVHPMFGEQNPFLAGAVAASLVTWFTFLPSFLFILAGGPLVESTHNEMKFTAPLTGITAAVVGVILNLAMFFGYHVLWPKGFSGAFDWPSALIAIAAAVALFRFKRGVIQVLFSCALAGVAVHMLRG from the coding sequence ATGGTTGATAGCACCTCCGCAGTGGGCGAACAGCCACCATCGCAAGCGGTTCAGCGGCCGATCGGACTGTTCGAAGCATTCCTGTTCTGGCTCAAGCTGGGCTTCATCAGTTTTGGTGGGCCCGCCGGGCAGATCTCGATCATGCACCAGGAACTGGTCGAGCGCCGGCGCTGGATCAGCGAGAAGCGGTTCCTGCACGCGCTGAACTACTGCATGTTGTTGCCAGGCCCCGAGGCACAGCAACTGGCCACCTACATCGGTTGGCTCATGCACCGCTCCTGGGGTGGGGTGATTGCCGGCGTATTGTTCGTATTGCCCTCGCTGTTCATCCTGATTGGCCTGTCCTGGGTCTACATCGCCTTTGGCGAGGTCCCGGTGGTGGCGGGGGTCTTCTACGGCATCAAGCCTGCAGTCACGGCCATTGTCGTCCACGCGGCTCACAGGATCGGCTCGCGCGCGCTGAAGAACGGCTGGCTGTGGGCCATGGCCGCAGCGTCGTTCGTGGCCATCTTCGCCCTCAATGTGCCGTTCCCGTTGATCGTGCTGGTTGCCGGTATCGCAGGCTATGTGGGCGGTCGCTTCGCCCCCGGCAAATTCGTGATCGGTGGTGGTCATGGGGCTGCCAGGAACAGCTACGGCCCGGCCCTGATCGACGACGACACACCAACGCCTGAGCATGCGCGTTTTCGGGTGGGGCATTTGCTGCGTCTGGTGCTGATCGGCGCAGTATTGTGGACCTTGCCCATGGGGCTGCTGACACTGACGTTTGGCTGGGCCGGCACTCTGACGCAAATGGGCTGGTTCTTCACCAAGGCCGCACTTTTGACCTTCGGTGGCGCCTACGCCGTCCTGCCCTATGTGTATCAGGGCGCCGTCGGGCATTACGGCTGGCTGTCACCCACTCAGATGATCGATGGCCTTGCCTTGGGAGAAACCACGCCAGGACCATTGATCATGGTGGTGGCTTTCGTCGGCTTCGTCGGTGGCTACGTGCATCCGATGTTCGGTGAGCAAAACCCGTTCCTGGCCGGTGCAGTCGCGGCCAGCCTCGTCACCTGGTTCACCTTCCTGCCGTCGTTCCTGTTCATCCTCGCCGGTGGCCCGTTGGTGGAGTCGACCCACAACGAGATGAAGTTCACTGCACCGCTGACGGGGATCACGGCCGCGGTCGTGGGGGTGATCCTGAACCTCGCCATGTTCTTCGGCTATCACGTGCTCTGGCCAAAGGGTTTCAGTGGGGCGTTCGACTGGCCTTCGGCGTTGATCGCCATTGCTGCCGCAGTGGCCCTGTTCCGCTTCAAGCGTGGCGTGATCCAGGTACTGTTCAGTTGCGCCTTGGCCGGTGTGGCGGTCCATATGTTGCGTGGTTGA
- a CDS encoding ketopantoate reductase family protein, with protein MKICILGAGALGCAIGAALSEAGHETWLLNRGQAHVEAMNLRGLRVQDERGERQVRVKAACDAATVGVADLVVVLVKSFHTSEAIAGAKALIGPQTLVLSLQNGLGHEDILAEAVGRERVLAGKTYVGGVLLAPGSIRAGVAGKHTFIGELDGQRTSRVQAIAEAFNGAGLATTVSDNILGTMWDKLLVNVATGALSGITMLSYGQLYSEPLLESTAKAAVSEAIAVAERAGIRLSLTSPDAAWCLAAEGLPASFRTSMLQSLEKGSVTEIDFINGSVVRWGQRHGVATPVNATLVACIKGIERAMADQQKGSNP; from the coding sequence TTGAAAATCTGCATTCTGGGCGCCGGCGCCCTGGGTTGCGCCATTGGTGCGGCCTTGAGCGAGGCGGGGCACGAAACCTGGTTGTTGAATCGTGGCCAGGCGCATGTCGAGGCGATGAATTTGCGCGGGCTGCGGGTGCAGGATGAACGCGGCGAGCGGCAGGTCCGGGTGAAGGCGGCTTGCGACGCGGCAACCGTGGGCGTGGCCGACCTGGTAGTGGTGCTGGTCAAGTCGTTCCACACCAGCGAGGCGATTGCCGGTGCCAAGGCGCTGATCGGGCCGCAGACGCTGGTGCTATCGCTGCAGAACGGTCTTGGCCACGAAGACATCCTGGCCGAGGCCGTGGGGCGTGAGCGGGTATTGGCCGGCAAGACCTACGTCGGTGGCGTGCTGCTGGCGCCGGGTTCGATCCGTGCCGGCGTGGCAGGCAAACACACCTTCATCGGCGAGCTCGACGGCCAACGGACCTCGCGTGTTCAGGCCATCGCCGAGGCTTTCAATGGCGCCGGGCTCGCCACCACGGTCAGCGACAACATTCTCGGCACCATGTGGGACAAGCTGCTGGTCAACGTCGCGACAGGCGCGCTCAGCGGCATCACCATGCTCAGTTATGGCCAGCTGTACAGCGAGCCGCTGCTGGAAAGCACCGCCAAGGCAGCGGTCAGCGAAGCCATCGCCGTCGCCGAGCGGGCCGGCATCCGCCTGAGCCTCACCAGCCCGGACGCTGCGTGGTGCCTGGCAGCTGAAGGCCTGCCGGCAAGCTTCCGAACCTCGATGCTGCAGAGCCTGGAAAAGGGCTCGGTCACCGAGATCGATTTCATCAACGGCTCCGTCGTGCGCTGGGGCCAGCGCCACGGCGTGGCTACGCCGGTCAACGCGACCCTGGTTGCCTGCATCAAGGGTATCGAGCGCGCCATGGCCGATCAGCAGAAGGGAAGTAATCCATGA
- a CDS encoding MaoC family dehydratase: protein MSVVEKYWDDACEGDECISPTYTVTRERILAYAELTGDHTPVHVDEAYANASHFGCLVAHGLFGLSIADGLKTQSEYRFVPGMSLGWTWDFVLPIKVDDVLHVRMRVGAMRPSNSRPGWGIVVLPSELINQHGEVVQRGEHRLMVPRRVQA from the coding sequence ATGAGCGTGGTGGAAAAATACTGGGACGATGCCTGCGAAGGCGATGAATGCATCAGCCCCACCTACACCGTTACCCGCGAACGCATCCTGGCCTACGCCGAACTTACCGGCGACCACACCCCGGTGCATGTCGACGAGGCGTACGCCAACGCGAGCCACTTCGGCTGCCTGGTTGCCCATGGCCTGTTCGGCCTGTCGATCGCCGACGGCCTGAAGACCCAGAGCGAATACCGCTTTGTACCGGGCATGTCGCTGGGCTGGACCTGGGACTTCGTGCTGCCGATCAAGGTCGATGATGTGCTGCACGTGCGCATGCGCGTGGGGGCGATGCGCCCGAGCAACAGCCGACCGGGCTGGGGCATCGTGGTCTTGCCGTCGGAGCTGATCAACCAGCATGGCGAAGTCGTGCAGCGTGGCGAGCACCGGCTGATGGTGCCGAGGAGAGTGCAGGCATGA